A region of Meleagris gallopavo isolate NT-WF06-2002-E0010 breed Aviagen turkey brand Nicholas breeding stock chromosome 29, Turkey_5.1, whole genome shotgun sequence DNA encodes the following proteins:
- the LOC100545041 gene encoding microtubule-associated protein tau — MAEPHQDITVVEDQERQHVPSGYPLQIPVDDGSDEPVSETSDAKSTPTTEDATAPLVEEGDQEDQHGEIPEGTTAEEAGIGATPSLEDHAAGDAAQAPGEPSSPKLQPGLKEQVGGVIKRGSQPMEQLAGVPQEPLLQQETKPAATAPTRIEVTIPIPLDMYQDVRAEDSSELWDRGGREGVGVDPAVGKELGDVCTMGLAGAGGTDASRTADGPTPLDAGAPLKEDTSSWERDEDRDTDGASQQGLLGQRVSPGPKTTKEALKDEGETKSGDVLRDVEREALLVESEARKAEDQEERQQLQGEESYADVTSSEPSETQTEGAGGDAGALMEAAKPPVGLKDGREEGDAAVEEAVLGAGGCGTPKKKPGAADKAVSRVPLLKARIDSKDKEGAETDEKKPKKSSPSTAKPPSDRASIPPHRHTSSSTAPPKSPSSPASTSKRVTPRPASTGTHETKAKGQEMRGGTKPATPRSAAGQAQRNSSNATRIPAKTPTAPKTPPGSGRKEQKKPPPAAAKSEKGEQPKSGDRSGYSSPGSPGTPGSRSRTPSLPTPPAREPKKVAVVRTPPKSPASAKSRVQPSAAPMPDLKNVKSKIGSTENLKHQPGGGKVQIINKKLDFSSVQSKCGSKDNIKHIPGGGSVQIVNQKLDFSSVQSRCGSKDNIKHIPGGGSVQIVYKPVDLSHVTSKCGSLGNIHHKPGGGQVEVKSEKLDFKDKVQSKIGSLDNISHVPGGGNKKVKEGRAAVPRVCEPWG; from the exons ATGGCAGAACCACACCAGGATATCACCGTCGTGGAGGACCAGGAGAGGCAGCACGTCCCCTCAG GCTATCCCCTTCAGATTCCAGTCGATGATGGATCGGATGAGCCTGTTTCTGAAACATCTGACGCTAAGAGCACCCCAACTACAGAAG ATGCCACAGCACCTTTAGTAGAGGAAGGAGACCAAGAGGATCAGCACGGGGAGATCCCAGAAGGAACCACAG CTGAAGAGGCGGGCATAGGAGCCACCCCCAGCCTGGAGGACCACgctgcaggagatgctgctcAAG CTCCAGGGGAGCCCAGCTCTCCAAAGCTGCAGCCTGGCCTTAAGGAGCAGGTGGGAGGTGTGATTAAaaggggcagccagcccatggaGCAGCTAGCTGGCGTTCCTCAGGAGCCTCTTCTGCAACAAGAAACAAagcctgcagccacagctcccaCCAGGATCGAGGTCACCATCCCAATACCCCTGGATATGTACCAAGATGTCAGAGCTGAGGACAGCAGTGAGCTGTGGGATCGTGGGGGCAGAGAAGGCGTTGGTGTGGATCCAGCAGTGGGAAAAGAGCTGGGAGATGTGTGCACCATGGGGCTGGCAGGAGCGGGTGGCACTGATGCCTCCCGTACTGCAGATGGGCCAACTCCTTTAGATGCTGGAGCCCCACTAAAAGAAGACACCAGCAGCTGGGAAAGAGATGAGGACCGTGATACTGATGGAGCTTCTCAGCAGGGTTTGCTTGGACAGCGTGTTTCTCCAGGACCCAAAACAACCAAGGAAGCTCTTAAAGATGAAGGAGAAACCAAGTCTGGAGATGTCCTCAGAGACGTGGAGAGAGAGGCACTCCTTGTTGAATCTGAAGCACGTAAAGCAGAAGACCAAGAGGAGAGACAGCAGTTGCAGGGGGAAGAATCATACGCAGATGTCACCTCATCAGAGCCTTCTGAGACCCAAACAGAAGGGGCAGGAGGGGATGCTGGAGCCTTAATGGAAGCAGCCAAACCCCCCGTTGGGTTAAAGGATGGCAGGGAAGAAGGAGATGCTGCCGTGGAagaggcagtgctgggtgcAGGAGGCTGCGGGACGCCCAAGAAGAAGCCTGGTGCTGCAGATAAAGCAGTCAGTCGTGTTCCTCTCCTGAAAG CTCGTATTGATAGCAAAGACAAGGAAGGGGCTGAAACTGATGAAAAGAAACCGAAG AAATCCTCACCTTCCACTGCCAAACCCCCAAGTGATAGAGCCTCCATCCCTCCCCACCGACACACCTCCTCTAGCACAGCCCCTCCGAAATCTCCCTCCAGCCCTGCATCCACCTCTAAACGAGTCACACCCCGACCTGCCAGTACAGGAACGCATGAAACAAAGGCCAAG GGCCAGGAGATGAGGGGTGGCACCAAGCCGGCCACGCCGCGCTCTGCAGCCGGGCAGGCACAGAGGAACTCCAGCAACGCCACCCGCATCCCAGCAAAAACCCCCACGGCCCCCAAGACCCCTCCTGGCTCTG gcagaaaggagcagaaaaaacCACCCCCTGCAGCAGCGAAGTCTGAGAAAG GTGAGCAGCCCAAGTCTGGAGACAGAAGCGGTTACAGCAGTCCCGGCTCCCCCGGGACTCCAGGCAGCCGTTCCCGCACTCCTTCTCTGCCCACCCCACCAGCCAGGGAGCCCAAGAAGGTGGCTGTGGTTCGCACGCCTCCCAAATCGCCCGCGTCTGCCAAGAGCCGCGTGCAGCCCTCGGCGGCTCCGATGCCCGACCTGAAAAATGTCAAATCCAAAATCGGCTCCACCGAAAACCTGAAGCACCAACCTGGAGGTGGCAAG GTGCAGATTATTAATAAGAAGCTGGACTTTAGCAGCGTTCAATCCAAGTGTGGCTCAAAGGATAATATCAAACACATCCCGGGAGGAGGCAGT GTGCAGATTGTTAATCAGAAGTTGGACTTTAGCAGCGTTCAATCCAGGTGTGGCTCAAAGGATAATATCAAACACATCCCGGGAGGAGGCAGT GTTCAAATCGTTTACAAGCCGGTGGACCTGAGCCATGTGACGTCCAAATGCGGTTCCCTGGGCAACATCCA
- the LOC116217480 gene encoding microtubule-associated protein tau-like codes for FADAFFAPHRLGLGFFTCRERKARKTRAGARLLGPRAQTLLGSRPRCWSHPPPRRGSPQPHIQLGRAPIETHKLTFRENAKAKTDHGAEIVYKSPTISGDASPRRLSNVSSTGSINMVDSPQLATLADEVSASLAKQGL; via the exons tttgctgatGCGTTTTTTGCACCCCACCGCCTTGGGTTGGGTTTCTTCACCTGTAGAGAGAGAAAGGCAAGGAAGACAAGAGCTGGTGCCAGGCTGCTCGGACCCCGAGCCCAGACCCTGCTGGGCTCCAGGCCCCGGTGCTGGAGCCACCCACCCCCCCGGAgaggcagcccccagccccacattcAGCTGGGGAGGGCACCA ATCGAGACTCATAAGCTGACTTTCCGTGAGAACGCCAAAGCCAAGACCGACCACGGCGCCGAAATCGTCTACAAATCCCCCACCATCTCCGGAGACGCCTCTCCGCGCCGCCTTAGCAACGTCTCCTCCACTGGCAGCATCAACATGGTGGACTCCCCCCAGCTCGCCACGTTAGCCGACGAAGTGTCCGCCTCGCTGGCCAAGCAGGGCTTGTGA